Below is a window of Hydrogenimonas sp. DNA.
CCGCTTCAGAAGCTCTTTGATATCTATATTTTCACGTTCGGTCTCCGGAATCTCGAAGAGCGGCCTGGGTTCGAAGCTGAACCGGTTGGCAATTAGAGAGGAGGGGAACATTTCGCGTGCATTGTTGTAGTCTGTAACCGCCTGGTTGTAAGCTCGCCTGGCCGCCGCTATCTGCTCCTCTATTTCGTTTATGGATCTCATGAGCTGCACGATGTTTTCATTCGCCTTGAGCTCCGGATAGTTCTCGACAGCCACCATGATTCCGTGCAGAGGCTGTGTCAACTCGTCGGCTATGGCCATCTTCTGTTCAGGCGTAAGATCCTGCTGCATCGCTTTCGCTCTAAGCTCCGTAACCTTTTCGAGAAGTCCCTTCTCATATTTCATCGACTCTTTCATAAGTGTCACGAGATTCGGGATGAGGTTGTAGCGCTTTCTCAAAAGAGCGTCGATAGTTGCGAATATGTTGTCACACTGGTTTCTTCTGGATACGAGTGTGTTATAGATAAGAACACCGATGAGTAAAACAATAGCGGCGGCGATCAGAAACTGCATCATAGCGGACTCCGTTAGATGGGTTCTGTAAGTATATCGACATTA
It encodes the following:
- a CDS encoding LemA protein translates to MMQFLIAAAIVLLIGVLIYNTLVSRRNQCDNIFATIDALLRKRYNLIPNLVTLMKESMKYEKGLLEKVTELRAKAMQQDLTPEQKMAIADELTQPLHGIMVAVENYPELKANENIVQLMRSINEIEEQIAAARRAYNQAVTDYNNAREMFPSSLIANRFSFEPRPLFEIPETERENIDIKELLKR